In Neoarius graeffei isolate fNeoGra1 chromosome 15, fNeoGra1.pri, whole genome shotgun sequence, a single genomic region encodes these proteins:
- the atp5f1b gene encoding ATP synthase subunit beta, mitochondrial, with the protein MLGAVGRCCTGALQALKPGVTPLKALSGTPAALFSRRDYVAKAAAAAPSAAASGRIVAVIGAVVDVQFDEGLPPILNALEVTGRDTRLVLEVAQHLGENTVRTIAMDGTEGLVRGHGVLDTGAPIRIPVGPETLGRIMNVIGEPIDERGPITTKMTSPIHAEAPEFTDMSVEQEILVTGIKVVDLLAPYAKGGKIGLFGGAGVGKTVLIMELINNVAKAHGGYSVFAGVGERTREGNDLYHEMIESGVINLKDTTSKVALVYGQMNEPPGARARVALTGLTVAEYFRDQEGQDVLLFIDNIFRFTQAGSEVSALLGRIPSAVGYQPTLATDMGTMQERITTTKKGSITSVQAIYVPADDLTDPAPATTFAHLDATTVLSRAIAELGIYPAVDPLDSTSRIMDPNIVGVEHYDVARGVQKILQDYKSLQDIIAILGMDELSEEDKLTVARARKIQRFLSQPFQVAEVFTGHLGKLVPLKDTIKGFKSILAGEHDSLPEQAFYMVGPIEEAVQKAEKLAEEHS; encoded by the exons ATGTTGGGTGCTGTGGGACGCTGCTGCACGGGGGCTCTGCAGGCTCTGAAGCCCGGGGTCACTCCCTTGAAGGCGCTTAGTGGAACTCCAGCGGCGTTGTTTTCTC GCAGGGATTATGTGGCtaaagctgctgctgctgctccttccgccGCCGCCAGCGGTCGGATCGTGGCGGTCATCGGCGCCGTTGTGGACGTGCAGTTCGACGAGGGTCTGCCGCCGATCCTTAACGCCCTGGAGGTGACCGGTCGGGATACTAGACTCGTCTTGGAGGTGGCACAGCACCTGG GGGAGAACACTGTACGCACCATTGCTATGGATGGTACTGAGGGTTTGGTGCGTGGCCATGGTGTCTTGGATACTGGTGCCCCTATCAGAATCCCTGTGGGACCTGAGACGCTGGGTAGGATCATGAATGTCATTGGCGAGCCCATTGATGAGCGAGGACCAATCACCACAAAAAT gACTTCTCCCATCCATGCTGAAGCCCCAGAGTTTACAGAcatgagtgtggaacaggagattctgGTCACAGGAATCAAGGTGGTCGACCTTCTGGCTCCCTATGCCAAGGGTGGAAAGATCG GTCTGTTTGGTGGTGCTGGTGTAGGAAAGACTGTGTTAATTATGGAGCTGATCAACAATGTGGCTAAAGCCCATGGTGGTTATTCCGTGTTCGCTGGTGTCGGGGAGAGGACTCGTGAAGGAAATGATCTGTACCATGAGATGATCGAGTCTGGTGTCATCAACCTGAAGGATACCACCTCCAAG GTCGCTCTGGTGTACGGACAGATGAACGAGCCCCCAGGTGCCCGTGCCCGTGTGGCTCTGACTGGTCTTACTGTTGCTGAATATTTCCGTGATCAGGAGGGACAGGACGTGCTGCTTTTCATCGACAACATCTTCCGCTTCACCCAGGCTGGATCAGAG GTGTCTGCCTTGCTGGGTCGTATCCCCTCTGCTGTGGGTTATCAGCCAACCCTGGCTACTGACATGGGTACCATGCAAGAGAGAATCACCACCACAAAGAAGGGTTCAATCACATCTGTACAG gccatctatgtgcctgctgaTGACTTGACTGACCCTGCCCCTGCCACCACCTTTGCCCACTTGGATGCCACCACCGTGTTGTCTCGTGCTATTGCAGAGTTGGGTATCTACCCTGCTGTGGACCCTCTGGATTCCACCTCCCGTATCATGGACCCCAACATTGTGGGAGTTGAGCACTACGACGTGGCACGTGGTGTGCAGAAGATCCTTCAG GATTACAAGTCTCTGCAGGATATTATTGCTATCCTGGGTATGGACGAGTTGTCCGAGGAGGATAAGCTGACTGTAGCTCGTGCCCGTAAGATCCAGAGATTCCTGTCCCAGCCCTTCCAGGTGGCGGAGGTCTTCACTGGACACTTGGGCAAGCTGGTGCCCCTTAAGGATACCATCAAAGGATTCAAGAGCATTCTTGCAG GAGAGCATGATTCATTGCCTGAGCAGGCATTCTACATGGTGGGTcccattgaggaggctgtccagaAGGCAGAGAAACTGGCTGAGGAGCATTCGTAA